The following proteins are co-located in the Micromonospora coriariae genome:
- a CDS encoding SAV_6107 family HEPN domain-containing protein, with protein sequence MPTNPAQAPTVPAHVLPHRTPTQLLTLARRGLVEAGQTRPDGLRYAAAHLAALRAAAALLAARARPAPSRRNRITSVWVLLCAVAPELDEWARFFAAGAGKRAAAEAGIPRVVSAREADDLLRAAEQFVTVVETALGVAHQPALDGLAA encoded by the coding sequence ATGCCGACCAACCCGGCTCAGGCACCGACGGTGCCGGCGCACGTGCTGCCGCACCGCACCCCCACCCAGCTCCTCACGTTGGCCCGGCGCGGGCTGGTCGAAGCCGGCCAGACCCGACCCGACGGCCTGCGCTACGCGGCCGCCCACCTGGCGGCGCTGCGCGCGGCGGCCGCACTGCTCGCCGCCCGCGCCCGACCCGCGCCGAGCCGGCGCAACCGGATCACCAGCGTGTGGGTCCTGCTCTGCGCCGTCGCCCCGGAGCTCGACGAGTGGGCCCGGTTCTTCGCCGCCGGTGCCGGCAAGCGGGCCGCCGCCGAGGCCGGCATCCCCCGGGTGGTCAGCGCCCGGGAGGCCGACGACCTGCTCCGCGCGGCCGAACAGTTCGTCACGGTGGTGGAGACCGCGCTCGGCGTGGCTCACCAACCGGCCCTGGACGGCCTCGCCGCATGA
- a CDS encoding DNA polymerase Y family protein yields MTGSPVRTLLLWCPDWPVLAAEIVDGVPATGPVAVLHANRVVACSERARAEGVRRGLRKREAQGRCPQLTVVEYDPGRDARAFEPVVAAVEELVAGVEVVRPGACAVAARGPSRYLGGEEAAAERIIEHIAQSCLVESQVGIADGVFAAGLAARAGRVVAPGGTPEFLAGLPVEALGRSALADLLRRLGVRTLGDFAALPAGDVLARFGFDGALAHRLAAGRDHRPLAVRRPPADLTVTSEHDEPIDRVDAAAFAARALAEQLHDRLAGHGLACTRLGIEAVTAHGQELHRVWRHDGLLTAVAIADRVRWQLDGWLSGSNGRAGARPARPTVGIIRLRLVPDGVIAQAGLQSGLWGEAGEERERAHRALSRVQGILGPEAVVTAVLGGGRSPADQVRLVPWGDERLPTRPGPAPLPGEPIVSAGRPADRSAGGVPPWPGRLPAPAPAVVLPSPLAATVHDAAGEAVVISARLAVSAPPARLVVGTGRPAEIVGWAGPWPVDERWWAPAEARRRARFQVCLADGTALLLAVEAGQWLVEAIYD; encoded by the coding sequence ATGACCGGCTCGCCGGTGCGGACCCTGCTGCTGTGGTGCCCGGACTGGCCGGTGCTCGCCGCCGAGATCGTCGACGGGGTGCCGGCCACCGGCCCGGTCGCCGTGCTGCACGCCAACCGGGTGGTCGCCTGCTCCGAGCGCGCCCGCGCCGAGGGGGTGCGCCGGGGGCTGCGCAAGCGGGAGGCGCAGGGCCGCTGCCCGCAGCTCACCGTCGTGGAGTACGACCCCGGCCGGGACGCCCGGGCGTTCGAGCCGGTGGTCGCCGCGGTGGAGGAGCTGGTCGCCGGCGTCGAGGTCGTCCGCCCCGGAGCCTGCGCGGTGGCCGCCCGGGGCCCGAGCCGTTACCTCGGCGGCGAGGAGGCGGCCGCCGAGCGGATCATCGAGCACATCGCCCAGTCGTGTCTGGTGGAGAGTCAGGTCGGCATCGCCGACGGGGTCTTCGCCGCGGGGCTGGCCGCCCGCGCCGGCCGGGTGGTGGCGCCGGGCGGCACGCCGGAGTTCCTGGCCGGGCTGCCGGTCGAGGCGCTCGGCCGGTCGGCGCTGGCCGACCTGCTGCGCCGGCTGGGGGTGCGGACCCTCGGCGACTTCGCCGCGTTGCCGGCCGGCGACGTGCTGGCCCGGTTCGGGTTCGACGGCGCGCTGGCCCACCGGCTGGCCGCCGGGCGGGACCATCGCCCGCTCGCCGTCCGGCGGCCGCCGGCCGACCTGACGGTGACCTCCGAGCACGACGAGCCGATCGACCGGGTCGACGCGGCGGCGTTCGCCGCCCGCGCGCTGGCCGAGCAGCTGCACGACCGGCTGGCCGGGCACGGGCTGGCCTGCACCCGGCTCGGCATCGAGGCGGTCACCGCGCACGGGCAGGAGCTGCACCGCGTGTGGCGGCACGACGGCCTGCTCACCGCCGTGGCCATCGCCGACCGGGTGCGCTGGCAGCTCGACGGATGGCTCTCCGGCAGCAACGGCCGGGCCGGTGCCCGACCGGCCCGGCCGACGGTCGGCATCATCCGGTTGCGGTTGGTCCCGGACGGGGTGATCGCCCAGGCCGGCCTGCAGTCCGGCCTCTGGGGGGAGGCCGGTGAGGAGCGGGAGCGGGCGCACCGGGCGTTGAGCCGGGTGCAGGGCATCCTCGGCCCGGAGGCGGTGGTCACCGCGGTGCTCGGCGGCGGGCGTTCCCCGGCCGACCAGGTGCGACTGGTGCCGTGGGGCGACGAACGCCTCCCCACGCGTCCCGGTCCGGCACCGCTGCCCGGCGAGCCGATCGTCAGTGCCGGTCGGCCTGCCGACCGCAGCGCCGGCGGGGTTCCACCGTGGCCCGGCCGGCTGCCGGCGCCCGCGCCGGCTGTGGTGCTGCCCAGCCCGCTCGCCGCGACCGTGCATGACGCCGCTGGTGAGGCGGTGGTGATCAGCGCGCGGCTGGCGGTGAGCGCTCCGCCCGCCCGGCTGGTGGTCGGCACCGGTCGGCCGGCGGAGATCGTCGGCTGGGCCGGTCCGTGGCCGGTGGACGAGCGGTGGTGGGCCCCAGCCGAGGCTCGGCGGCGGGCACGGTTCCAGGTCTGCCTGGCCGACGGCACCGCCCTGCTGCTCGCCGTCGAGGCCGGGCAGTGGTTGGTGGAGGCGATCTATGACTGA